In Arthrobacter alpinus, a single window of DNA contains:
- a CDS encoding DUF4229 domain-containing protein, with protein sequence MAFFKYSLIRGALFLAFFLIAYMALHVQPFTAAVVAALCAFVVSFLFLRKQRDGATAVVADRFAPNATTTQSAGAIDDADAEDALIDENPDIWIDADRKSGTPQLGTEKPE encoded by the coding sequence GTGGCTTTCTTCAAATACTCCCTGATCCGTGGCGCGCTTTTCCTGGCGTTTTTCCTCATCGCCTACATGGCGTTGCATGTCCAGCCGTTCACTGCGGCCGTTGTGGCCGCCCTGTGCGCCTTTGTGGTGAGCTTCCTCTTCCTGCGCAAGCAGCGTGACGGGGCCACCGCCGTCGTAGCCGATCGCTTTGCGCCGAACGCCACCACCACGCAGTCGGCCGGTGCCATCGACGATGCCGACGCCGAGGACGCTCTCATCGACGAAAATCCGGACATCTGGATTGATGCGGACCGCAAGTCCGGAACGCCTCAGCTCGGCACGGAGAAGCCCGAATAG
- a CDS encoding 1,4-dihydroxy-2-naphthoate polyprenyltransferase — translation MATVGQWISGARLRTLPMAVAPVIIGTAAAYDLGELHWGRAVLAALVALLLQIGVNYANDYSDGIRGTDEVRVGPLRLVGSGVAKPSHVKMAAFAMFALAMLAGLGLVLASQAWWLILVGAGAVLAAWGYTGGKNPYGYMGLGDVFVFVFFGPVATLGTTFTQAGSVSTAAVLGSISTGLIAVALLMANNVRDIPTDTEVGKRTLAVRLGDKNARLSYVLMLVLSVVLMLFIAPAKPWILLVLLLIPFMLMPSWLMLKGKKRKSLIPVLQQTGLLNLGFSVLFAAAMVLTAL, via the coding sequence GTGGCCACTGTGGGGCAATGGATATCCGGGGCTCGTCTGAGGACCCTGCCCATGGCAGTGGCTCCCGTGATTATCGGTACTGCCGCAGCCTACGACCTGGGTGAACTGCACTGGGGCCGGGCCGTCTTGGCAGCACTTGTTGCCCTGCTGCTGCAGATTGGCGTTAACTACGCCAACGACTACTCGGACGGTATTCGGGGAACCGACGAGGTCAGGGTTGGCCCGCTGCGCCTGGTGGGCAGTGGCGTTGCGAAACCGTCCCACGTCAAAATGGCCGCGTTCGCCATGTTTGCCCTGGCCATGCTGGCCGGACTGGGTCTGGTCCTGGCGTCTCAGGCATGGTGGTTGATCCTGGTCGGAGCCGGCGCCGTTCTTGCCGCATGGGGTTATACGGGCGGCAAGAACCCCTACGGGTACATGGGCCTTGGCGATGTGTTTGTGTTTGTGTTCTTCGGCCCCGTGGCGACGCTCGGCACCACCTTCACCCAGGCGGGCTCGGTGAGCACGGCGGCAGTCTTGGGATCAATCTCAACGGGACTCATCGCCGTCGCACTTCTCATGGCCAACAACGTCCGTGACATTCCCACGGACACCGAGGTGGGCAAGCGGACCCTGGCGGTGCGGCTGGGCGACAAGAATGCGCGCCTGAGTTACGTGTTGATGCTGGTGCTGTCCGTGGTGCTCATGCTGTTCATCGCTCCGGCGAAGCCTTGGATTCTGCTGGTGCTGCTGCTGATCCCGTTCATGCTGATGCCCAGCTGGCTCATGCTCAAAGGGAAAAAGCGTAAGAGCCTGATCCCGGTTCTACAGCAAACGGGGCTGCTGAACCTCGGATTCAGCGTGCTCTTTGCCGCGGCCATGGTGTTGACCGCACTGTAA